In Astatotilapia calliptera chromosome 23, fAstCal1.2, whole genome shotgun sequence, a genomic segment contains:
- the LOC113016762 gene encoding cyclic nucleotide-gated channel cone photoreceptor subunit alpha-like, giving the protein MHFGRSSVGPAEPVLSRRDGAVGNSDVQRVLAAKNTNNCNNNDGKKDDKKDEKKDDKKDEKKDDKKDEKKDDKKDDKKDDKKDEKKDEKKDEKKDDKKDAKKDDKKEELKEVWIMDPATDMYYYWLLTIAVPVFYNLMFLVARACFNELQYQNSTLWLVLDYVSDALYCMDIFVRARTGFLEQGLLVKDAKILKEKYMKTPQFKLDMLSVIPTDIVFFYIGINNPEWRFNRLFRLGRLFEFFDRTETRTNFPNIFRIANLVLYIIIIIHWNGCLYFAISKILGFGSDTWVYPGPKKPEFSQLSRQYIYSFYWSTLTLTTIGETPPPVRDVEYFFVVVDFLTGVLIFATIVGNVGAMISNMNAARVEFQAKIDSIKQYMQFRKVTKDLEARVVKWFDYLWTEGKTCDEKQVLKNLPDKLKAEIAINVHLETLRKVRIFQDCEAGLLIELVLKLQPQVFSPGDYICKKGDIGREMYIIKEGKLAVVADDGVTQFVVLSDGAYFGEISILGIKGSKAGNRRTANIRSVGYSDLFALSKDDLMEALTEYPDAKNALEEKGRAILMKDNLIDESLVAATDAKDLENKVDQIEASFEIMSAKFRKLTNQYDSSQRKLKQRLSNLSNQFRSLRVDE; this is encoded by the exons ATGCACTTTGGAAGAAGCAGCGTCGGCCCTGCGGAGCCCGTCCTCAGCAGACGAGACGGCGCCGTGGGGAACAG CGATGTTCAACGGGTCCTCGCCGCAAAGAACACAAACAACTGCAACAACAATGACGG AAAGAAGGATGACAAAAAGGATGAAAAGAAGGACGACAAAAAGGATGAAAAGAAGGACGACAAAAAGGATGAAAAGAAGGACGACAAAAAGGACGACAAAAAGGACGACAAAAAGGACGAAAAGAAGGACGAAAAGAAGGATGAAAAGAAGGATGATAAAAAGGACGCCAAAAAGGATGATAAAAAGGAAGAACT GAAGGAGGTGTGGATCATGGACCCAGCCACGGATATGTATTACTACTGGTTGCTCACAATAGCTGTCCCAGTGTTCTACAATCTGATGTTCCTGGTGGCAAG AGCTTGTTTTAATGAGCTACAGTATCAAAATTCAACACTCTGGCTGGTTTTGGACTATGTGTCAGATGCCCTCTACTGCATGGACATCTTTGTGAGAGCCAGGACAG GTTTTTTGGAGCAAGGACTTCTTGTAAAGGATGCAAAGATCCTGAAGGAAAAGTACATGAAGACACCCCAGTTCAAGTTAGACATGTTATCAGTGATTCCTACTGACATTGTTTTCTTCTATATTGGAATCAACAACCCAGAGTGGAGGTTCAACCGGCTGTTTAGGTTAGGCCGTCTCTTTGAGTTCTTCGACCGGACTGAAACGCGAACCAATTTTCCAAACATCTTCCGAATCGCTAATCTTGTActttacatcatcatcatcatccactggaatGGGTGCCTGTACTTTGCCATCTCAAAAATACTTGGTTTTGGGTCAGACACATGGGTCTACCCCGGGCCGAAAAAACCAGAGTTTTCTCAGCTGTCCAGACAGTACATTTATTCCTTTTACTGGTCCACTCTTACCTTGACCACTATTGGTGAGACACCACCGCCGGTCCGAGACGTTGAATACTTTTTTGTCGTGGTTGACTTTCTTACTGGGGTTTTGATCTTTGCAACAATTGTTGGAAATGTTGGAGCCATGATCTCCAACATGAATGCTGCACGTGTAGAGTTCCAGGCGAAGATTGACTCTATCAAGCAGTACATGCAATTTCGAAAGGTCACTAAAGACTTGGAGGCGAGGGTGGTGAAGTGGTTTGACTACCTGTGGACTGAGGGGAAAACCTGCGATGAAAAGCAAGTGTTAAAAAATCTGCCAGACAAGCTGAAGGCAGAGATAGCCATTAACGTACATCTGGAAACCCTAAGAAAAGTGCGCATCTTTCAAGACTGTGAAGCTGGTTTGCTTATTGAGTTGGTCCTGAAGCTTCAGCCTCAAGTTTTCAGTCCTGGGGATTACATCTGTAAGAAAGGGGATATTGGTAGGGAAATGTATATCATCAAAGAAGGAAAGCTCGCTGTAGTAGCAGATGATGGTGTTACCCAGTTTGTGGTCCTTAGTGACGGAGCTTATTTTGGAGAAATCAGCATCCTTGGGATCAAAGGTAGTAAGGCAGGTAACCGAAGAACAGCTAACATTCGAAGCGTGGGCTATTCTGATCTCTTTGCCCTGTCCAAAGATGATCTCATGGAGGCACTAACAGAGTATCCTGATGCTAAGAATGCTCTGGAGGAGAAAGGAAGGGCCATTCTGATGAAAGACAATCTCATAGATGAGTCGCTTGTCGCTGCTACCGATGCTAAAGACTTGGAGAACAAAGTCGATCAGATTGAAGCCAGTTTCGAAATCATGTCAGCAAAATTTCGAAAGCTGACAAATCAATACGATTCCTCTCAGCGTAAACTCAAGCAGCGCCTCAGTAATTTATCAAACCAGTTCAGAAGCCTCAGAGTAGATGAGTAG
- the atp1b1b gene encoding sodium/potassium-transporting ATPase subunit beta-1b: MPSDKKDDGGWKKFLWNSETGELLGRTGGSWFKITLFYVIFYGCLAGIFIGTIQAMLLTLSEYKPTWQDRVAPPGLTHTPRSDKAEMAFNPRAVETFLPHTKALREFLDKYDESKQKDQMKFEDCGDQPADYKNRGDLDSDVGVRKACRFSRALLGPCSGLEDTEFGFKEGKPCLIVKLNRIVNYRPRPPTSNESIPEEAQPKVQPNVIPIYCTSKKEEDADKIGEIKYYGIGEGFPLQYYPYYGKKLHPQYLQPLVALQFTNLTRNTDLRIECKVFGDNIDYSEKDRYQGRFEIKIQVEES; encoded by the exons ATGCCCTCCGATAAGAAGGACGATGGTGGATGGAAGAAGTTCCTGTGGAATTCGGAGACAGGGGAGCTGCTCGGCCGTACCGGGGGCAGCTGGT TCAAAATTACGCTGTTCTATGTTATATTCTACGGCTGCCTGGCTGGGATCTTCATTGGCACCATCCAAGCAATGCTGCTCACTCTGAGTGAATACAAGCCCACCTGGCAGGACAGAGTTGCACCCCCTG GCCTCACACACACCCCACGGTCAGATAAAGCTGAGATGGCCTTCAACCCCCGAGCCGTGGAGACCTTCCTGCCTCACACGAAGGCTCTGAGGGAGTTCCTGGACAAGTACGATGAGAGTAAACAGAAAGACCAGATGAAGTTTGAAGACTGTGGAG ATCAACCTGCAGACTACAAGAACAGGGGTGACTTGGACAGTGATGTGGGTGTCCGAAAGGCCTGTCGCTTCTCCAGGGCCTTGCTGGGACCCTGCTCTGGCTTGGAGGACACGGAGTTTGGTTTCAAGGAGGGCAAACCCTGTCTGATTGTGAAGCTGAACAGAATTGTCAACTACCGCCCGCGG CCTCCTACCTCTAATGAGAGTATTCCTGAGGAGGCTCAACCCAAGGTGCAGCCCAACGTGATCCCCATTTACTGCACCAGCAAG AAAGAGGAGGACGCTGATAAGATCGGAGAGATTAAGTACTACGGCATCGGTGAAGGGTTCCCCCTGCAGTATTACCCCTATTACGGCAAGAAGCTGCACCCGCAGTACCTGCAGCCGCTGGTGGCGCTGCAGTTCACCAACCTGACCCGGAACACTGACCTCCGCATCGAGTGCAAAGTGTTCGGAGATAACATCGACTACAGCGAGAAGGACCGCTACCAGGGACGCTTTGAGATCAAGATCCAGGTTGAAGAATCATGA